From the Streptomyces sp. NBC_01216 genome, the window GTTCGACGGCCGGTCCGATCGCCCCGGCGACCGCCGCCACGTCCTCCTTGGTGGAGGTGTGGCCGAGGCTGAAGCGCAGGGTGCCGCGGGCCAGGTCCGGGTCGGTGCCGGTGGCGAGGAGCACATGGCTGGGCTGGGCGATGCCCGCGGTGCAGGCGGAGCCCGTCGAGCACTCGATGCCCTGGGCGTCGAGCAGCAGGAGCAGGGAGTCACCCTCGCAGCCGGGGAAGGTGAAGTGGGCGTTGGCGGGGAGCCGGTCGACCGGGTCGCCGCCGAGGATCGCGTCCGGGACGGCGGCGAGGACGGCCGCGACCAGGTCGTCGCGCAGGGAGCCGATCTCCCGGGCGAAGTCCTCGCGCCGTTCGGCGGCGAGGCCACCGGCGACGGCGAAGGCGGCGACGGCGGGCACGTCGAGGGTGCCGGAGCGCACCCGGCGCTCCTGCCCGCCGCCGTGCAGGACGGGCACGGGGCTCTGATCGCGGCCGAGCAGCAGCGCGCCGATGCCGTAGGGACCGCCGATCTTGTGGCCGGAGACGGTCATGGCGGCGAGCCCGGAGGCCGCGAAGTCGACCGGAATCTGACCGAGGGCCTGCACGGCGTCGGAGTGCAGCGGCACGTCGAACTCGAGCGCGACGTCCGCGAGTTCCCGGACGGGCATGATCGTGCCGATCTCGTTGTTCGCCCACATCACGGTGGCGAGCGCGACGTTCCCCGGGTCGCGGGCGATGGCCTCGCGCAGGTCGGCGGGGTGGACCCTGCCGTACCGGTCGACGGGCAGGTACTCGACCGTGGCGCCCTCGTGGGTGGCGAGCCAGTCGACGGCGTCGAGGACCGCGTGGTGCTCGACGGGGCCGCACAGGACACGGGTGCGACGGGGCTCGGCGGCACGCCGGGCCCAGTACAGACCCTTGACCGCGAGGTTGTCGGCCTCGGTGCCGCCGGAGGTGAGGACGACCTCGCTGGGCCGGGCGCCGAGTGCCGCGGCGAGTGTCTCCCGGGCCTCCTCGACGGTACGGCGCGCCCGTCGTCCGGCGGCGTGCAACGAGGAGGCGTTGCCCGTGACGGCGAGGTGGGCGGTCATCGCCTCGATCGCCTCGGGAAGCATGGGCGTGGTGGCCGCGTGGTCGAGGTAAGCCATGGTGGGTCGATTCTACGAGGCCGCTGTCGCGCCTCGGGCCCCTGGCCGGTTTGCACCCCCGGCGCACGGCGACCACCCGGGCGGGACGGCCGCGCGCCCCGCCTCGGGCATGCCTGTGCCGCCGGGACCTCATGGCGAAGCGCCGGGAGCGTCCTGAGGTGTCCGCGCGGACCGTCCTGCGGCGCCGCGCGTCATCGTCCGGCCGGGGACTCGGCGACGGAGCCCGCCGCCGGGCGCGGGGACAGCGCCCGCGCCAGGGAAGGGGTGCTGAGGGCGAACATCGTCACGCCCAGCGGCACATGGGGTGAAGGCAGGTGGGCCGTGCGGCGGGGTCGCCGCCCGCACGGAGCCTGCGGTGATCCGCGGGGAGGCGCACCGGCGCGAGCGGCGACGACCGTCCGGAGCGGGGCGCCGTTGCCGTTCTCGTTGCCGTTGCCGTTGCCGTTGCCGAGTGAGCGCCCCTCCTGGGGGCTAAGCGCGCGGCGCGCGGGCCAGCTGGCGGGACTGGGCCACGAGACGGTCGGCGCTGTCCCAGACCTCCGCGTCCTCCTCCAGGAAGCCGCCCGCGAGGTTCCGGGTGGTGATGGAGACGCGCAGCGGGCCGGGGGCCGGGCGGCAGCGGATGTGGGTGGTCAGCTCGACCGTGGGGGTCCAGCCCTTGAGGCCGAGTTCGAAGGCGGTCGGCGGCATCGCGTCGACGGTCAGCAGCAGCGGCAGCGCGTCGGGCTCGCGGCCGTCGGCGAGGCCGAACCAGCCGCGCATCTCTCCCTTGCCCGAGGGGGCGCCGACGGCCCAGCCGACGGTGGCCGGGTCGAGCCGGAGGTCGAGCCGGTCGGTGATCGCGGAGGAGCCGGGGATCTCCGGCCGGGGGCCGTCGGAGGCGCCGAAACACTGCTCGATCGGGGCGATGGCCGGGGGGCCCACCGCGGTGCGGACGTCGTCGGTGAGCGTGTCGAGGTCTCCGTACGAGGCGAGGACGCGGATGCGCTCGACCTCGGCGCCGTCGGCGTCGTACTGGACGAGCGATGCCTGGCCGGTGGAGAGCGTGCGGCCGGTACGGACCGTCTCCGTGCGGATCACCGCGGGACCCGGGGTGGACGGCGTGAGGTAGTGCGCCGAGATCGTGAAGGGGTCCGGGTGCGGGAGGTGCTCCCCGAGTGCCCTGCCGAGCAGGGAGAGCAGATATCCGCCGTTGACGGCCGAGATGATCGTCCAGCCGGCGGAGAGGTAGGCGTCGTAGACACCGGGGGTGCGCAGGGTGACGGCGGTGTCGCGGTCGAACTCGCTCGTCGTCTCGATGCTCGTGCTCATGGTCCTGAAGGTACCGCACGAAATTACTGAGCGGTAGCTTTTTCGTCGCTCTCGCGAGCGGAGGACCGGCGGTTCCAGGCTCGGGGCGCGCGCCAGTGGTAACGCATCGCGAGCAGGCGCAGCAGGAAGGCCACGATCACGGCCGTGCCGCTGGTGAAGGCGTTGAGGACGTCGAAGCGGATGCAGAGCACGACCATCGTGGCGCCGACCATCGCGGGCACCGCGTAGAGGTCGCGGTCCCAGCGCAGCAGGGAGGGGATCTCGTTGGCGAGCACGTCACGCAGGACGCCTCCGCCGGGCGGTGTCCCGGAGCGCATGGGACCGCTCCCGGCCGGAGACCCCGCGGTCCGGGGCCGGGCCACCCGGACGTGGACAGCCGACGGCCGGTCCTCGCGGTGGCGACCGCCACCGCGAGGACCTTCGCCCCGGTCGGTGCCGCGACCCGGGGGCACCCCCGGCGCGACTCTAGGGCTGCTCGGCGGACTCCGCGGACCCGGCGGGCTCGACCGCGTCCGCGGGCTCGACCGGGTCCGCGGGCTCGACCGGGTCCGCGGGCTCGACCGGGTCCGCGGGCTCACGCGCCTCCGGCACCGCGCCCGCCGGCGTCAGCGTCCCCGCCTCGATCTCGGCGGTGAAGTGGCACGCCACCCGGTGGCCGTCGCCCGTGTCCGTCAGCGCGGGGCGCTCCTCGGAGCAGCGCGGCTGGGCCCACGGGCAGCGGGTGTGGAAGCGGCATCCCGTCGGTGGGGCGGCCGGCGACGGCAGGTCGCCGTGGAGCAGGATGCGCTCGCGCCGGTCCTCGACCTCGGGGTCCGGCACCGGCACCGCCGACATCAGCGCCCGGGTGTACGGGTGCTTCGGCCCCTCGTAGAGCGAGTCGCTCGGCGCCTCCTCCACCAGCGAGCCCAGGTACATGACCCCGATGACGTCCGAGATGTGGCGGACGACGGCCAGGTCGTGGGCGATGACGAGATAGGTCAGGCCCAGCTGCTCCTGGAGTTCCTCCAGGAGGTTGATCACCTGGGCCTGGATCGACACGTCGAGCGCGGAGACGGGCTCGTCGCAGATGATGACGTCCGGCTCCAGGACCAGCGCCCGTGCGATGCCGATGCGCTGCCGCTGTCCGCCGGAGAACTCGTGCGGGTAGCGGGACAGGGCGTTCGCCGGCAGGCCGACCCGGGTGAGGATCTGCTTGATCGTCTCCCGGCGTTCGTCCTGGTTGGCGCCGATGCCGTGGGCAGCCATCCCCTCGCTGAGGATCGACTCGATGTTCTGTCGCGGGTTCAGGCTGCCCAGGGGGTCCTGGAACACCATCTGGAGGCGGCGGCGGAAGCGGCGCATCTCCTCTTCGGGCAGCTTCGCCAGGTCGGTCCCGTCGAAGACCACCTCACCGTCGGTGATGTCGACGAGCCGCAGCACGGCCCGGCCGAGCGTCGTCTTGCCGCAGCCCGACTCGCCGACCAGGCCGTAGGTCTGACCGGCCTCGACGCTGAGCGAGACACCGTCGACGGCGTACACGTGCCCGACGGTGCGGTTGACGAGAACGCCCTTCTTGACGGGGAAGTGGACCTTCACACCGTCGAGTTCGAGCAGGCTCATGCCGAGACCTCCGACTTGTCCGACGCGGGAAGGACCGGGTTGACGCAACGCACGTGGTGGCCCTGGGCGCGTGGTTCGGTCAGCTCGGGTGTGCCGGTGAGGCACTCCATGGTGTAGAGGTCGCAGCGGGGCGCGAAGGCACAGCCGTCGGCCCAGGCGATCTTGTCGTTGATGGATCCCCGGATGGGGCGGAGCGGCTCGCCGCGGGGCGCGTCGAGTCGGGGGATGGAGCCGAGCAGCCCGTGCGCGTACGGGTGGGTGGGATGCGCGAACAGTTCGCGGCGGGCCGCCGACTCGACCGCGCGGCCCGCGTACAGCACGTTGACCTCGTCGCACAGCCCGGCGACGACCCCCAGGTCGTGGGTGATCATCAGCAGGGCGGTCCCCTCCTGGTCGACGAGCTCCTTGAGCAGCTCCAGGATCTGCGCCTGGATCGTCACGTCCAGCGCGGTGGTCGGCTCGTCCGCGATGAGCAGCCGGGGCGCGCAGGCCACCGCCATGGCGATGAGCGCACGCTGGCGCATCCCGCCGGACAGCTGGTGCGGGTACTCCTTGAGGCGACGGTCGGGGTCGGGGATGCCGACCCGGTCGAGCAGGTGGGCGGCCTCCTTGCGGGCGGCCTCGCCCTTCATGCCGCGGTGCCGCTTGAGGATCTCGGTGACCTGGATGCCGATCGGGATGACCGGGTTCAGCGAGGACAGCGGGTCCTGGAAGATCATCGCGAGACGGCTGCCTCGCATGTCCCGCATCTTCTTCTCGCTCAGGGACAGCAGGTCGACACCGTCGAAGTCGGCGCGACCGCCGATGGTGACGCCCTTGCGCGGGAGCAGGCCCATCAAGGCGAGCGAGGTCACGGACTTGCCGCAGCCCGACTCGCCCACCAGGCCGACGACCTGGCCCTGGTCGATGTCGAAGGAGACCCCGTCGACCGCGGTGGAAGGCTTGCGGCCGCGTCCGCCGAAGGTGACGGAGAGTTCGTCAACTGAAAGCAGTGCCATGGGACTTCAGCCTCGCAGCTTCGGGTCGAGAGCTTCGCGCATGGCCTCGCCGAGAAGGGTGAAGCCGAGAGCGGTGATGACGATCCCGACCGCCGGATAGACGGCCATCATCGGCTCGTTGTCGAAGAACCGCTGCGCCTGGGAGAGCATCACGCCCCACTCCGGGATCGCCGGGTCCGGGTTGCCGAGGCCGAGGTAGGACAGGGCGGCGGCCTCGATGATCGCGGTGGCGAGGCTGAGGGTCGCCTGCACGATGACCGGGCTCAGCGAGTTGGGCAGGATCTGGGTGACGACGATCCGCTTCCTGCGAATGCCGAGCGCCTTCGCCGCGAGCACGTAGTCCGTGCCCCCCTGGGAGAGCATCGAGCCGCGCAGGAGCCTGGCGAAGATCGGGATCTGCACGACACCGACGGCGATCATCACCGTGGTGAGGGACTGGCCCATCACCGCCGCGATGGAGACCGCGAGGAGCAGCGACGGCAACGACAGCATGATGTCGATGAAGCGCATGATGACGGTGTCGACCCGCTGGCCCGACCTGCCGCCGAGGGTGGCGGCGGCGCCGGAGAGCATGCCGATCAGGGCGCCGACGATCAGGCCGATGAGCATCGACACGACGCCGACGAGCAGGGTCTGGCGGGCGCCGACGAGCATCCGGGAGAAGAGGTCACGGCCGAGGTGGTCGAGACCGAACCAGTTCTCGCCGCGCATGCCGACGAACTTGCCCTGGTTGGCGAAGACCTCGCCACGCCAGTCCTGCGCGGTGGGCGAGTAGGGCGCGACCCAGGGGCCGATGATCGCCACGACGACGAACAGGCCGATGACGATGGCGCCGAGGACGGCCATCTTGTTCGCCTTGAGACGCCGGAACGCCTCGCGCCACAGGCTCGCTCCGACGGTGGCCTCGTTCTGCTGGGTGAGCTCTGCGAGGCGGTCGATCTTGTCTGTCTTGGTGCTCACGTCAGTGCACCCGCACTCTCGGGTCAATAAGGCTGTACGCCAGGTCGACCAGCAGGTTGATGAGGACGTACACGACGGCGATGAACATGATGAAGCCCACGAGCACCGGATAGTCGCGGGCGTCGATGGAGGTGCGGATGAAGGAGCCGATTCCGCCGAAGGAGAAGACGGATTCGGTGAGGACCGCACCGGAGAGGAGGCTGCCGGTCAGCAGACCGATCGCGGTGACGACGGGGAGTAGCGCGTTGCGCAGCACGTGGCGCACGCGGATGACGTTCTTCTCCAGGCCCTTGGAGTCGGCGGTCCGGATGTAGTCCTCGCCCAGCACTTCGAGCACGCTGGCGCGGGTCATCCGGACGATGACCGCGAGCGGGATGGAGGCGAGGGTGACGGCCGGCAGGATCAGGTGCATGAACGCGTCCCAGGAGGCGTCGAACTCACCGGTGAGGATGCCGTCGAGGATGGCGAGGCCGGTGACGTGGGTCGCGTCGAGACCGGTCGAGAGCCGTCCGTAGCTGGGGAAGATGCCGAGCTGGACGGCGAAGACACCCTTGAGGATCAGGGCGAGGAAGAACACCGGGATACAGATGCCGACGAGTGAGCCGGAGACGGAGGCGACGTCGAGCCAGCCGCCCCGCCGCTTGGCCGCGAGGTAGCCGAGCGGGATACCGAGGACGACGGCGATGATCATCGCGGCGACGCTGAGTTCCACGGTGGCCGGGAAGCGCAGGGCGAACTCGTCCCACACCGGCTGCCCGGTCTGGGTGGAGGTGCCGAGGTCCAGCTCGAAGATGCGCTTGAGGAAGCGGCCGTACTGCACCCAGACGGGCTGGTCGAGTCCCAGTGTCCGGTTGATGCGTGCCACTTCGGCTTCGGTCGCCCGCTCGCCCAGGATCGCTGAGGCGGGTCCGCCGGGCAGCCGGTTCAGCCACAGGAAGAGGAGAACCGACAGGCCGAGCAGGGTGGGTATGAGCTGTAGCAGTCTTCGTACGACGAGTCGCAGCACCCCGCGTGCCCCTTTCTTACGTGTGCGTGTGAAGCGGGTCCGCCCGGCCACTCAGTGGTGGCCGGGCGGACCCCGAGTGTGATGCGCTTACTTGAAGGAGACCTCGGCGAAGTTCTCCTGCGTCAGCGGGGAGACCTTGGGCGGGTTGACGTTCTTGGCGAACGCGATGGCCGGCGGCGAGGAGGAGATCGGGAGACCCGGCAGGTACTCCATGATCGTCTCGTTGGCCTTCTTGTACGCCTCGACGCGCTGCGTCGGGTCGGCGATCTTCGAGGCGCTGTTCACAGCGTCGAAGACCTTGGCGTCGTCGAAGCCCCACTGCTTCTCCGGCTTGGCGAACCAGGTACCGATGAAGTTGAAGCCGTCGTTGAAGTCACCGGTCCAGCCCAGCATGTGCAGGTCGCACGAGCCGGCCTCGGTGGCGTCCAGGTAGTCCGGGGCCCACTTCATGGGCTTCGGGGTGACGGTGATGCCGGCCTTCTCGAGGTCGGCCTTCATCAGCTCGAACATGTCCTGCGGGGCGGGCATGTAGGGGCGGGTGACCTCGGTCGGGTAGCAGAACTCGACCTTGAGGGCGGACTCGTCGGCG encodes:
- a CDS encoding cysteine desulfurase family protein produces the protein MAYLDHAATTPMLPEAIEAMTAHLAVTGNASSLHAAGRRARRTVEEARETLAAALGARPSEVVLTSGGTEADNLAVKGLYWARRAAEPRRTRVLCGPVEHHAVLDAVDWLATHEGATVEYLPVDRYGRVHPADLREAIARDPGNVALATVMWANNEIGTIMPVRELADVALEFDVPLHSDAVQALGQIPVDFAASGLAAMTVSGHKIGGPYGIGALLLGRDQSPVPVLHGGGQERRVRSGTLDVPAVAAFAVAGGLAAERREDFAREIGSLRDDLVAAVLAAVPDAILGGDPVDRLPANAHFTFPGCEGDSLLLLLDAQGIECSTGSACTAGIAQPSHVLLATGTDPDLARGTLRFSLGHTSTKEDVAAVAGAIGPAVERARTAGLS
- a CDS encoding thioesterase family protein, with the protein product MSTSIETTSEFDRDTAVTLRTPGVYDAYLSAGWTIISAVNGGYLLSLLGRALGEHLPHPDPFTISAHYLTPSTPGPAVIRTETVRTGRTLSTGQASLVQYDADGAEVERIRVLASYGDLDTLTDDVRTAVGPPAIAPIEQCFGASDGPRPEIPGSSAITDRLDLRLDPATVGWAVGAPSGKGEMRGWFGLADGREPDALPLLLTVDAMPPTAFELGLKGWTPTVELTTHIRCRPAPGPLRVSITTRNLAGGFLEEDAEVWDSADRLVAQSRQLARAPRA
- a CDS encoding ABC transporter ATP-binding protein, whose translation is MSLLELDGVKVHFPVKKGVLVNRTVGHVYAVDGVSLSVEAGQTYGLVGESGCGKTTLGRAVLRLVDITDGEVVFDGTDLAKLPEEEMRRFRRRLQMVFQDPLGSLNPRQNIESILSEGMAAHGIGANQDERRETIKQILTRVGLPANALSRYPHEFSGGQRQRIGIARALVLEPDVIICDEPVSALDVSIQAQVINLLEELQEQLGLTYLVIAHDLAVVRHISDVIGVMYLGSLVEEAPSDSLYEGPKHPYTRALMSAVPVPDPEVEDRRERILLHGDLPSPAAPPTGCRFHTRCPWAQPRCSEERPALTDTGDGHRVACHFTAEIEAGTLTPAGAVPEAREPADPVEPADPVEPADPVEPADAVEPAGSAESAEQP
- a CDS encoding ABC transporter ATP-binding protein; its protein translation is MALLSVDELSVTFGGRGRKPSTAVDGVSFDIDQGQVVGLVGESGCGKSVTSLALMGLLPRKGVTIGGRADFDGVDLLSLSEKKMRDMRGSRLAMIFQDPLSSLNPVIPIGIQVTEILKRHRGMKGEAARKEAAHLLDRVGIPDPDRRLKEYPHQLSGGMRQRALIAMAVACAPRLLIADEPTTALDVTIQAQILELLKELVDQEGTALLMITHDLGVVAGLCDEVNVLYAGRAVESAARRELFAHPTHPYAHGLLGSIPRLDAPRGEPLRPIRGSINDKIAWADGCAFAPRCDLYTMECLTGTPELTEPRAQGHHVRCVNPVLPASDKSEVSA
- a CDS encoding ABC transporter permease, which encodes MSTKTDKIDRLAELTQQNEATVGASLWREAFRRLKANKMAVLGAIVIGLFVVVAIIGPWVAPYSPTAQDWRGEVFANQGKFVGMRGENWFGLDHLGRDLFSRMLVGARQTLLVGVVSMLIGLIVGALIGMLSGAAATLGGRSGQRVDTVIMRFIDIMLSLPSLLLAVSIAAVMGQSLTTVMIAVGVVQIPIFARLLRGSMLSQGGTDYVLAAKALGIRRKRIVVTQILPNSLSPVIVQATLSLATAIIEAAALSYLGLGNPDPAIPEWGVMLSQAQRFFDNEPMMAVYPAVGIVITALGFTLLGEAMREALDPKLRG
- a CDS encoding ABC transporter permease, which produces MLRLVVRRLLQLIPTLLGLSVLLFLWLNRLPGGPASAILGERATEAEVARINRTLGLDQPVWVQYGRFLKRIFELDLGTSTQTGQPVWDEFALRFPATVELSVAAMIIAVVLGIPLGYLAAKRRGGWLDVASVSGSLVGICIPVFFLALILKGVFAVQLGIFPSYGRLSTGLDATHVTGLAILDGILTGEFDASWDAFMHLILPAVTLASIPLAVIVRMTRASVLEVLGEDYIRTADSKGLEKNVIRVRHVLRNALLPVVTAIGLLTGSLLSGAVLTESVFSFGGIGSFIRTSIDARDYPVLVGFIMFIAVVYVLINLLVDLAYSLIDPRVRVH